The Alosa alosa isolate M-15738 ecotype Scorff River chromosome 17, AALO_Geno_1.1, whole genome shotgun sequence genomic sequence CTGCTGCAGCAGTATCTCAACTGCTGACAGGAAGAGATGCAAAGCTGGTTAAGAAAGCCAGTTCTGTCCCGAGATACTGCCTCGACCCAGAGAAAGTAGTGAAAGAATGATGACTAGACTATCCCTGATGAATACCACTCACCCCATGCAGAACGCTCACAGCAGTAGACAGTTCCTTCATTGACAGACTGCTTCATCTGGAATGAGACACCACAGGTCCTTTTTTCCTTCACAGCtcccagtaacacacacaccaagactgAGAATGTAATGTACAACATTTTACATGTACTAAACTGTGCATAACAGTGCATCTGTTTTacttatttaattatatttgtTTACTAATTGTATTGTATCTGCTTTGTCTACTCACATACTTGTTATTGTACTGTCTGCATTAGTTGTTACACTGCATTGCCATAGACCATCGTGCAGGTTTCCTGATTGTTAACTGCCCCTTGATTGTCTTGTTTACTCTCATTGTTAGTGTATGCTTAATTGAAAAGTATgagaggttttgtttttgtcttgaaCTCCCTAATTATAAAGAGTGCAGGTGGGTGCTAAACATTGTTATTGGTTTAGCTGTAGTGAGGCTCCTTCCTGTCACTGTAAAGCGTTTTAAGGGCCTAGAACACTGTAAAAATGCAATATGGTGTTGTTAATTATACTGCCTTCATTTCTGACCAATTGTCTTGCCTGTTCCTTCATATAATTCTGCAATGACAATCACAAATCAGTACATTACTGTATCATTACACACCACACAGGGAAGCTAAGACCACCACAGCCCTTGTCTGCCTTGTGATGTTTTTGAGAGCTTTGTACCTTGTGCAAAAACGACCACAAAAATCTCTCAAGTATAACTGTTGCATAATACAGCCTTTTTTAATCAGAGTATGGTGTCTTAATTATTCAAAATCAGAGCTATTGGGCAGTAGAATCTGAAAGGAGAGATTTCCTCCAGAAGTCATATTTACAAAAATCCCTAATAAACCAATCACATTTAAACTCAGTCCTGAAGTACAGTAAAAACCAAATATTTCTGCATGCTCTAGCATGTCTTTGTTAGTTGTTTTCATGCACTGGATATTCTGTGCAAATATGCAATTAACCAAATGCCATTAAGAAAGTGTAGTCCTAGGTTACATAGTTTACAATCATAGCAGGCCAGCAAAGAAAGTGTCACATACAACATGGTCAATTTATTATTCAAACGCACCgacatttaaattcaaatgaagaGGAATAAGTGTCACAAGTTTAGAGTGCTGTGTTGTAGGACCATGCCCGTCTGTTCAATACATCTGATGACACTGCACATTACAAATCACTCCCCTCAGAACTGGTTTACATAGCCGTCAATCAGACTCATTCTTTCAACGGAAAGTCCAGTTTCTCACACTCGGTCAAGCGTAGAGGCAGATACTGGGCAACCTCGTTGGGGTCTGTGTACAGGGCTGGTGGAACATGCTTCAGTTCTGAGATTTTGCTCTCTCGAGCACTAAACTCCCTTAACATGAAGTTCTTCCCGGCTTCGTGATAAAGTCTGGTGTCATGAATGCGAATGAGCACACCGTCAACGCGCAAGAAGAACCGTAGCAACAGGAAAAAGCTGGTAGGCATCACTCGTATCTTTGCGCTGATCATTGACACACCGTGGTCGTGTAGCTCGTCCTCGAACAGCAGCACGTCCTCGAAGAAAACGATCTGTTCCCGCGCCTTCAGCCTCTCCAAGTCTATGCGCTCGGTTGTTGGCGTTATCCTCATATCTTCTCCTAACAGCGTACCCCTATAATCGGTGGTGTATGTCCAGTCATAGCGTTTCACCACTTCCGTGGAGTGTTCGGAATCCGCTCTGCTTTCCTGCCACTCCTGAGCACAGGCAACTTTCACGGAGTCCTGCAGATTATTTACGCGCTTGAGGGCATCGATTGCGTTGAACTCTATGCCAAAACCGTCCGAATGCTGAATGCGTAACACATTATCCCCGAATAGCATCTCTGGAAGAGCAGGCATATGCATCTCCTCAGCCAAACGTTCAATGTCTTTTGATTTCATTATGTGTGTTTTCGCTGCAGTGATCTTCCACGGTCCGAAAGCGAAATCTTGCTTGCTGCTTCTAAATCCTTGAGCCATGGCCATATCCGACATAAAATAAACAACCCAGACTTAACGAAATCTCAGTTTGGTGCTAACACGACGTATTAATGTGGCATCACCTTCCAAGTTTTTAACTAGTTATTTTGATCACTTTCAGCTTCTTTGCATCCACTCAGACTCCGCCATGCACTCGTACAGGAAATACGTCACACTATTTCCTGTGTTTTCCTTCCTTCTTCTTACTAGCTGTCAGTTCTTCCCTTTACTGTCCCCAACCGAGCTGGAGTAGGCTTCTTCACAGTAGGCTAGGTTATTCACgagatggattttttttttgttttttttagcgtCCAAATGTCCTGCTACCTACTACCAATAAGCAAAAATAAAAATCGGGGAAATCAATGAAAGAGTAGGGAAATTAGGATATGGAAAGAAACG encodes the following:
- the tiprl gene encoding TIP41-like protein, whose amino-acid sequence is MSDMAMAQGFRSSKQDFAFGPWKITAAKTHIMKSKDIERLAEEMHMPALPEMLFGDNVLRIQHSDGFGIEFNAIDALKRVNNLQDSVKVACAQEWQESRADSEHSTEVVKRYDWTYTTDYRGTLLGEDMRITPTTERIDLERLKAREQIVFFEDVLLFEDELHDHGVSMISAKIRVMPTSFFLLLRFFLRVDGVLIRIHDTRLYHEAGKNFMLREFSARESKISELKHVPPALYTDPNEVAQYLPLRLTECEKLDFPLKE